A DNA window from Pungitius pungitius chromosome 1, fPunPun2.1, whole genome shotgun sequence contains the following coding sequences:
- the LOC119199155 gene encoding transcription factor HES-2-like, translated as MSPNMTCEALQSFSPRLTVAKRKEALELRKTMKPLMEKRRRARINDSLNHLKNLILPLTGRDKTRYSKLEKADILEMTVRFLGDLPPINTKNSADSYKEGYKACLQRVSTLLPKTSLDQDACQRVNEFVQQSMSATVTPTCLSCCAQSSRTLPQIQQRLLSLKSSFSSRMESQSGGGSSSGSGAAAPSRAQSGAQAASAAMWRPW; from the exons ATGTCTCCAAACATGACTTGTGAAGCTCTCCAGTCTTTTTCTCCGAGGCTAACTGTggccaaaagaaaagaagcacttGAGCTCAGAAAG ACAATGAAACCTTTAATGGAAAAAAGAAGGCGCGCCCGTATCAACGACAGTCTGAACCATTTGAAAAACCTCATTCTTCCCCTCACAGGCAGAGAT AAGACTCGCTACTCTAAGCTGGAGAAAGCCGATATCCTGGAAATGACTGTGAGGTTCCTGGGAGACCTTCCCCCTATTAACACGAAAA ACTCCGCAGACAGTTACAAAGAGGGCTACAAAGCCTGCCTGCAGCGCGTCTCCACTCTGCTTCCCAAAACGAGTCTGGATCAAGACGCTTGTCAGCGGGTGAACGAGTTCGTCCAGCAGTCCATGTCCGCCACCGTCACCCCGACCTGCCTGAGCTGCTGTGCGCAGAGCTCCAGGACTCTCCCTCAGATCCAACAGAGGCTCCTGAGCCTCAAATCCAGCTTCAGCTCCAGGATGGAGAGCCAGtccggcggcggcagcagcagcggcagcggcgcaGCGGCTCCGAGCCGCGCGCAGTCAGGAGCGCAGGCTGCCAGCGCAGCCATGTGGAGACCGTGGTAG